A stretch of the Aegilops tauschii subsp. strangulata cultivar AL8/78 chromosome 4, Aet v6.0, whole genome shotgun sequence genome encodes the following:
- the LOC109757722 gene encoding uncharacterized protein isoform X1 translates to MSHPGKFVSVNLNRSYGQSAQSQSGGRPSRPAAPSAGGGGGGMVVLSRGRGSSSMAKPQQPKLSVPPPLNLPSLRKEHERFEGATATAGGGVASAPPRSGGAVAGWTKPAPASEKPLGSIPAPSGVSRPPSYGFQEKAVVLRGEDFPSLKAAVAPPPPPPVQHRQKDLYGAQAAMPETQPMSLGMRPHVMPSRGAEPLASGGVTGTGLHGSVEKVQTHDLGPLPLVRLRYDADWADDERDTVLSLPDRDSKERGFGRIETMVPGCGLYGATMEHLKNESWGRDSIAPNKEGGQDGLWRSPMPSHNVEKTDGRPYSAGKGSGQLLYHEGITNGASKDLCNTSKDPAVRAYGQMGTELHGSAHVGETAGECYNDNSNNWYRGKSFQNNPVSKVMPYLGNKGPLVNELGTKFGRDKWLAGVPVRPLVEHTGFDSISAVSFSSIKKKKETTKPSDFHDPVRESFEAELDRILRVQEQERQRVVEEQARAREIARKQDDEREKLIREEEERRRLVEEEARQAVWQAEQETLEAARRVEEQRIAREEEKTRFAVEEERRREAARQKLLELEARIARRRAESNMSDGNLTSAANDEQTLGALKDRDVSRYNNAGERHDISRLGERINTSMSSVASSLNRYSDTVPRALNTMGDGHSGLVDREHAYHSARAAFEDQENLHYSPRRDTLGTKRGSFPKKDSYDGFRPSLVGPSSRDQINDSPWALEDYSQGRVPRWDAPRENNCFDKQSEFDTHFFNSDRFGDATWLPSGSYGSPNAQQGERMFQNSEANDFSSFTKSCYPMRQPRVPPPPVVTSMHGSAISASIQRANSSFIHDVMRESSSRDDEQTMHCQYGSANQEVSRQHGTPAEDIVVNEQQNGDRASPVLGSQSSLSVSSPPRSPPHVSHDEMDVSGDSPALPTSADGDRTVVSDNDQAASTLDAANISRIATSSMASHMEDDEWPSEHNESKQKQYVYDEEGNSHQEDEINDGDGDTLDLANEFTDVHLDLDDEFADEHNTTAETEPVILGFDQGVQVEIPLNSELELTSVKSTELEVGVHSGVLEQELRCGSVDPCDLVTLQDLALDQTNALTDASNVDPSGSTAVSSSKLPQASFAPPIDSSTSAVIDQNEVPVSLQVGLFSRSSLIPTPVRAIQIGSIQMPIHLHNQINPSLAQLLPSSAPLFKFGQLRHVRPIAQNVRPHSQAVPSIQAPAPTPHISKQNASSGIPNEMDPNANQNTPRESNLHQRNESEINRMADLNEFHSQLDRTSIEQNASFGLSKGDSQRNNDLSSKRNHKSSFNNTESSQVGSYGKALSGLKAGAVSGGSGRRYGYAVKESNMGSTGSAVEPFHKDSRGFQRRSRRNIRRTEFRVRTNVEKNETLASECHNEQNENPVPNGLAREILVRNVNRKEGTNDASDINGADSSSISAHHYSKTERIAQKAPSYDRSHCGYKKSRAGGIPEGDANTSLHAGVVLIVRQQGVEMPVDADGFIEVRSKKQIMSVRREQREKENRSKIRMAKAPRKQHQMSLHSSSSSSIYKGTVSLGGEPAKKVSSGSVLAVEGRVLDHAEPSSSFMGDTASMAPIGRPPSANTGPRANYHAKKPIRSQATSDLITSSAATKLVACLSESNNKTSSIGTPFNMGNWDSSQTNQQVMPLTQIQLEEAMKPAKFEQGGSGFPLESNNALSPTVTMDMAYTSSASPINSLLAGEKIQFGAVTSPTVLAPITRTISNGLGAPGSSWAEMTIDRNLPGDNSSAAVLFDKEKATTKDQCPNSEEVEAQAEAEAAASAVAVAAICTDEAVGTAASASDKNSFSSKDLTRLTAGGAITGQPGQSSGEEPLTVALPADLSVDTPSMSLWPSLPSPQVPGPTLSQFPIAQPSHVSCFEMNTMLGAHPFAFGRSDESAGTLGQQPQRSNALPSAQLGAWPSMVDSFYRPPTGFAGPFISPGGIPGVQGPPHMVVYNHFAPLGQFGQMGLGFMGATYIPGDKQPDWKQNQGPSVGVSQSDPNNQNVLPGQVTSPSFPTQVPHLRATSIMPIPSPLTMFDMASFQSSAKIQVQPCWPRVPMHSVPLSVQLQQHPIDGIAASQYVDNVVIDKSSTNGRFQEPSTSDSNKSFPSIAASQSSDVKQPASSSSDARTAEPSFVQKGVIGSEVPNSNPKSGQVAKMPPKPHQSSLPSDQQFKHPVNNNQDRPARVTQRAGTVNEWQRRSGHPGRSSGSDKKYGTGRMKQIYVAKSSSTSSQAPSS, encoded by the exons ATGTCGCACCCCGGCAAGTTTGTATCCGTTAACCTCAACCGATCGTACGGCCAGTCCGCCCAATCCCAAAGTGGCGGCCGCCCCTCCCGCCCCGCTGCCCCCtctgccggcggcggcggcggcggcatggtGGTGCTTTCCCGCGGTCGCGGCTCCTCCTCTATGGCCAAGCCGCAGCAGCCCAAGCTCTCCGTACCGCCGCCTCTGAACCTCCCCTCGCTCCGCAAGGAACACGAGCGCTTTGAGGGCGCGACCGCCACTGCAGGCGGTGGGGTCGCCTCAGCCCCGCCCCGATCCGGCGGGGCCGTGGCTGGGTGGACGAAGCCTGCTCCGGCATCCGAGAAGCCACTGGGCTCGATACCGGCTCCTAGTGGCGTTTCCAGGCCCCCGTCGTATGGATTCCAGGAGAAAGCTGTCGTCTTGCGGGGCGAGGACTTCCCTTCTCTTAAAGCAGCGGTGGCGCCACCACCTCCGCCACCCGTGCAGCATCGCCAGAAAGACCTTTATGGGGCTCAAGCCGCCATGCCGGAGACACAGCCGATGTCCCTGGGCATGCGACCACATGTGATGCCCTCGCGTGGTGCTGAGCCCTTGGCTTCTGGTGGCGTCACAGGTACTGGTCTCCATGGTTCAGTGGAGAAAGTGCAAACTCATGATTTGGGGCCGCTGCCACTGGTGCGGCTTAGGTATGATGCTGATTGGGCTGATGATGAGCGTGATACAGTGCTGAGTCTCCCAGATCGCGACAGTAAAGAGAGGGGATTTGGTAGGATTGAGACCATGGTTCCAGGGTGCGGCCTTTATGGCGCGACAATGGAGCACTTAAAAAATGAGTCCTGGGGGAGAGATTCCATTGCTCCCAATAAAGAGGGCGGGCAAGATGGTTTGTGGCGATCTCCTATGCCAAGCCACAATGTGGAGAAGACAGATGGTCGTCCTTACAGTGCAGGCAAAGGAAGCGGACAATTACTTTACCATGAAGGCATTACTAATGGTGCCTCCAAGGATTTGTGCAATACTAGTAAGGATCCTGCTGTGCGAGCCTATGGACAGATGGGGACTGAACTGCATGGAAGTGCACATGTTGGGGAAACTGCAGGTGAATGTTACAATGATAATTCTAATAACTGGTACAGAGGGAAGTCTTTCCAGAATAATCCTGTTTCCAAGGTGATGCCATATCTTGGTAATAAGGGACCTTTAGTTAATGAGCTGGGAACAAAATTTGGCAGGGATAAGTGGCTCGCTGGAGTCCCTGTAAGGCCTTTAGTTGAGCATACCGGTTTTGATAGCATTTCTGCCGTTAGTTTCAGTTCaataaagaagaaaaaagaaacaaCCAAACCATCAGATTTCCATGATCCAGTAAGGGAGTCATTTGAGGCTGAGCTTGATAGGATCTTGAGGGTACAAGAGCAAGAGAGACAGCGGGTAGTGGAAGAACAGGCCAGAGCCAGAGAAATCGCTCGGAAACAAGATGATGAGAGGGAGAAGCTGATAAGAGAGGAGGAGGAAAGGCGGCGGTTGGTGGAAGAAGAGGCAAGACAGGCTGTTTGGCAAGCCGAGCAAGAGACGCTGGAAGCTGCCAGAAGAGTTGAGGAGCAGAGAATTGCTAGGGAGGAAGAGAAGACGAGGTTTGCTGTGGAGGAGGAGCGGCGTAGAGAAGCCGCACGTCAAAAGCTCCTGGAATTAGAGGCAAGGATTGCTAGACGGCGAGCCGAATCAAACATGAGCGATGGAAATCTTACTTCAGCTGCCAATGATGAACAAACACTTGGAGCCTTGAAAGATAGAGATGTGTCACGGTACAATAATGCTGGTGAAAGACATGATATTAGCAGACTGGGTGAGCGCATCAATACCTCCATGTCATCGGTGGCTTCCAGTCTCAACCGGTACAGTGATACAGTTCCAAGGGCGCTCAACACTATGGGAGATGGGCACTCAGGCTTGGTTGATAGAGAACACGCGTACCACAGTGCAAGGGCTGCATTTGAAGACCAAGAAAATCTACATTACAGTCCACGGCGCGACACTTTGGGTACTAAGAGGGGAAGCTTCCCTAAAAAGGATTCTTATGATGGATTTCGGCCATCGTTAGTCGGGCCATCTTCGAGAGACCAAATCAATGATTCACCATGGGCACTGGAAGATTACAGTCAAGGAAGAGTTCCAAGGTGGGATGCACCGAGGGAGAATAACTGTTTTGACAAGCAGTCTGAATTTGACACTCATTTTTTTAACAGTGATAGGTTTGGAGATGCTACATGGCTGCCTAGTGGTTCCTACGGAAGCCCCAATGCTCAACAAGGAGAGAGAATGTTCCAGAACTCCGAGGCTAATGATTTCTCCTCTTTTACAAAATCCTGCTACCCTATGCGGCAACCACGTGTACCCCCACCACCTGTTGTGACCTCAATGCATGGAAGTGCAATTAGTGCTTCTATTCAACGTGCCAATTCATCTTTCATTCATGATGTAATGAGAGAGAGTTCCAGTAGAGATGATGAACAAACTATGCACTGCCAATATGGTAGTGCAAACCAAGAGGTATCCCGCCAGCATGGGACACCTGCTGAAGACATTGTTGTCAATGAGCAGCAAAATGGGGATAGGGCGAGCCCTGTCTTGGGCTCACAATCTTCTCTTTCTGTTTCAAGCCCTCCTAGGTCACCTCCACATGTTTCCCATGACGAGATGGATGTGTCTGGTGATTCGCCTGCACTGCCAACTTCTGCTGATGGTGATCGTACTGTGGTATCTGATAATGACCAAGCAGCTTCAACTTTAGATGCAGCAAACATTAGCAGAATCGCTACCTCAAGCATGGCTTCTCACATGGAGGATGATGAATGGCCAAGTGAACACAATGAATCCAAGCAAAAACAGTATGTGTATGATGAGGAAGGCAATAGCCACCAAGAAGATGAAATCAATGATGGCGATGGTGATACTCTTGACTTGGCTAATGAGTTCACAGACGTGCATCTTGACTTGGATGATGAGTTTGCAGATGAACATAATACAACTGCAGAAACGGAACCAGTTATACTTGGATTTGATCAGGGTGTACAGGTTGAAATTCCCCTGAACAGTGAGCTTGAATTAACTTCTGTGAAGAGCACAGAACTGGAAGTTGGTGTTCACTCGGGCGTCTTGGAGCAAGAGTTGAGATGTGGTTCAGTTGATCCTTGTGACCTTGTTACGCTTCAAGACTTAGCTCTTGATCAAACAAATGCCTTGACCGATGCATCCAATGTTGATCCATCCGGTAGCACAGCTGTGTCAAGTTCCAAGTTACCTCAGGCATCTTTTGCCCCCCCTATTGATTCATCAACATCAGCAGTAATTGACCAGAATGAAGTTCCTGTTAGTCTGCAGGTCGGTTTGTTTTCCAGGTCATCTTTAATACCAACTCCGGTTCGAGCCATTCAGATTGGCTCCATACAGATGCCAATCCATCTCCACAATCAGATTAACCCATCCCTGGCTCAACTGCTCCCTTCATCGGCTCCTTTATTCAAGTTTGGTCAGTTGAGGCATGTCCGCCCTATTGCCCAGAATGTTCGACCACATTCTCAGGCAGTGCCCTCCATTCAGGCCCCCGCACCAACTCCACATATATCGAAACAGAATGCTTCGAGTGGTATACCTAATGAGATGGATCCAAATGCAAACCAGAATACCCCTAGAGAATCAAATTTGCATCAGCGCAATGAATCTGAAATCAACCGGATGGCTGATTTAAATGAATTTCACAGCCAATTAGACAGAACTTCAATTGAACAAAATGCATCTTTCGGACTTTCAAAAGGTGATTCTCAGAGGAATAATGATCTCTCCTCAAAGCGGAATCACAAATCTTCTTTCAATAACACAGAATCTTCTCAAGTTGGTTCATATGGGAAAGCCTTGAGTGGCCTAAAGGCAGGCGCTGTATCTGGTGGAAGTGGGAGAAGATACGGTTATGCTGTTAAAGAATCTAATATGGGATCAACAGGCTCAGCTGTTGAACCTTTTCATAAAGATTCCAGAGGATTCCAGAGAAGGTCTCGTAGGAACATAAGAAGAACTGAATTTAGAGTGCGGACAAATGTTGAGAAGAATGAAACCCTAGCTTCTGAGTGCCACAATGAGCAGAATGAGAATCCGGTTCCCAATGGATTGGCAAGGGAGATCCTGGTGAGAAATGTGAACAGAAAGGAAGGTACAAATGATGCAAGTGATATTAATGGAGCAGATTCTTCATCTATATCTGCTCATCATTATAGTAAAACAGAGAGAATTGCACAGAAGGCTCCATCTTATGACAGGTCTCATTGTGGGTACAAGAAATCTAGAGCAGGTGGTATCCCCGAGGGAGACGCTAATACCTCGTTACATGCTGGAGTTGTACTCATCGTTAGGCAGCAAGGCGTTGAAATGCCTGTTGATGCAGATGGTTTCATTGAAGTCAGGTCCAAGAAGCAGATCATGAGTGTCAGGAGAGAGCAGAGGGAGAAAGAAAATAGATCCAAAATAAGGATGGCAAAG GCTCCCCGCAAGCAGCATCAAATGTCTCTACACAGTTCTAGCAGTTCAAGTATTTATAAGGGGACAGTTTCTTTGGGTGGGGAACCTGCGAAGAAAGTTTCTTCGGGTTCTGTCCTTGCAGTTGAAGGAAGGGTCCTTGATCATGCCGAACCATCATCTTCATTCATGGGTGATACAGCTTCAATGGCACCCATAGGGCGGCCACCTTCAGCTAACACAGGACCTCGTGCAAACTACCATGCAAAGAA GCCTATCCGAAGCCAGGCAACCTCCGACTTGATAACTTCTAGTGCCGCAACAAAGCTTGTGGCATGCTTATCAGAAAGCAATAATAAAACATCGTCCATTGGCACTCCATTTAACATGGGCAACTGGGATAGTTCACAAACGAACCAGCAG GTTATGCCATTAACTCAAATTCAACTTGAGGAAGCAATGAAACCAGCAAAGTTTGAACAAGGAGGTTCTGGCTTTCCTTTGGAGTCCAATAATGCTCTATCTCCTACAGTAACCATGGACATGGCATACACATCATCTGCTAGCCCTATCAATTCTCTTTTGGCTGGGGAGAAGATTCAGTTTG GGGCAGTTACCTCGCCAACCGTACTGGCTCCCATCACCCGAACAATTTCAAATGGGCTTGGTGCTCCAGGTTCATCTTGGGCTGAAATGACGATTGACCGAAATTTGCCTGGTGATAACAGTAGTGCTGCTGTTTTGTTCGATAAGGAGAAGGCTACTACTAAAGATCAATGTCCAAACTcagaggaggttgaagctcaagCTGAGGCTGAAGCAGCTGCTTCTGCTGTGGCTGTTGCAGCTATTTGTACTGATGAGGCAGTTGGAACTGCAGCTTCTGCTTCAGACAAAAATAGCTTTAGCAGTAAGGATCTCACTCGGTTAACAGCCGGAG GGGCAATAACAGGTCAACCTGGTCAATCATCTGGAGAGGAGCCACTGACGGTTGCTCTTCCAGCAGACCTGTCAGTTGACACTCCGTCAATGTCCCTGTGGCCTTCTTTACCAAGCCCACAGGTGCCAGGGCCAACGCTTTCTCAGTTCCCCATTGCACAGCCGTCTCACGTCTCTTGTTTCGAGATGAACACAATGTTAGGAGCACATCCTTTTGCATTTGGGCGAAGTGATGAATCTGCCGGCACTTTGGGTCAACAGCCTCAAAGAAGCAACGCTTTGCCTTCAGCACAGTTGGGTGCTTGGCCATCTATGGTGGATTCATTTTATCGTCCCCCTACTGGATTCGCTGGTCCTTTCATTAGCCCTGGAGGAATCCCAGGCGTGCAAGGTCCTCCACATATGGTGGTCTACAACCACTTTGCCCCACTTGGGCAATTTGGTCAAATGGGGCTTGGTTTTATGGGAGCCACTTACATTCCTGGTGACAAGCAGCCTGATTGGAAGCAAAACCAAGGACCTTCTGTTGGCGTCAGCCAGAGTGATCCAAACAACCAAAATGTGCTACCTGGTCAAGTAACCTCACCCAGTTTTCCTACTCAAGTGCCACATCTACGTGCAACTTCTATCATGCCAATCCCATCCCCGCTGACAATGTTTGACATGGCTTCATTCCAG TCATCTGCGAAAATACAGGTGCAACCTTGTTGGCCACGTGTGCCTATGCACTCTGTCCCGTTGTCAGTGCAACTGCAACAGCATCCAATAGATGGTATAGCAGCATCACAGTATGTTGATAATGTGGTAATTGACAAGTCAAGTACAAATGGGCGGTTCCAGGAGCCCTCAACATCAGATAGCAACAAGAGTTTCCCAAGTATAGCTGCCTCCCAGTCGTCGGATGTTAAACAGCCAGCCTCAAGCAGTTCAGATGCTCGAACTGCTGAGCCTTCATTTGTCCAGAAAGGTGTGATCGGCAGTGAAGTCCCAAATAGCAACCCCAAGTCTGGTCAAGTTGCCAAGATGCCCCCGAAGCCACACCAGTCTTCATTACCATCGGATCAACAGTTCAAACATCCAGTTAATAATAATCAGGATCGTCCGGCCAGGGTTACCCAAAGGGCTGGAACTGTGAATGAATGGCAACGTCGGTCAGGACATCCAGGGAGGAGCTCTGGTTCCGACAAGAAATATGGCACTGGTAGGATGAAGCAGATCTATGTTGCCAAATCGTCATCAACAAGTAGCCAGGCCCCATCAAGCTAA